The Deinococcus roseus genome contains a region encoding:
- a CDS encoding nicotinate phosphoribosyltransferase, which produces MFTENTIIDTDSYKASHYLQYPPNTQYIHSYLESRGGKYPYTRFFGLQYLLKRYLSTPITREMVEEAKEILEAHGEPFNFEGWMHIAEQHGGKLPLEVRAVPEGSIVPTHNVLMSVVNTDPRCYWLVSWFETLLMRVWYPTTVATQSHYLKGIIREALEKSSDDPAAEINFKLHDFGSRGVSSQESAGIGGLAHLTNFMGTDTVEALMFGRRFYKTPMAGFSIPAAEHSSITSWGKEHEVDAYRNMLKQFARPGKTVAIVSDSYDLKNAINEHWGTTLHDEILESGATVVIRPDSGDPAAMVRMTVRALDAKFGHTINSKGFKVLNAVRVIQGDGINEDSIREILAVLLGEGYSATNVAFGMGGALLQMVNRDTQKFAYKASAGIIDGKYQPIYKDPVTDPGKRSKDGILDLVKRNGKFETIQGKEFGKYSEDSLLQVVYRNGELLIDESLEDIRAR; this is translated from the coding sequence ATGTTCACCGAAAACACCATCATTGACACCGATTCCTACAAAGCCAGCCACTACCTGCAGTACCCACCCAACACCCAGTACATTCACTCCTACCTGGAATCCCGGGGCGGAAAATACCCCTACACCCGCTTTTTTGGACTGCAGTACCTTTTGAAACGTTACCTTTCCACCCCCATCACCCGTGAAATGGTGGAGGAGGCAAAGGAAATTCTGGAGGCCCACGGCGAACCCTTCAATTTTGAAGGCTGGATGCACATTGCAGAGCAGCATGGAGGCAAATTGCCGCTGGAAGTGCGCGCAGTGCCAGAAGGCAGCATCGTTCCCACCCACAATGTCCTGATGAGCGTGGTCAACACCGACCCCAGGTGCTACTGGCTGGTCAGCTGGTTTGAAACGCTGCTGATGCGGGTCTGGTACCCCACCACGGTGGCCACCCAGTCCCACTACCTCAAGGGAATCATCCGGGAAGCCCTGGAAAAGAGCAGCGACGATCCTGCTGCAGAAATCAACTTCAAACTGCACGACTTTGGTTCCAGAGGGGTCAGCAGCCAGGAAAGTGCTGGAATAGGGGGCCTCGCCCACCTGACCAACTTCATGGGCACCGACACCGTCGAGGCCCTGATGTTCGGACGCAGGTTCTACAAAACCCCCATGGCAGGTTTCAGCATCCCTGCTGCAGAGCACTCCAGCATCACCAGCTGGGGCAAAGAGCACGAGGTGGATGCCTACCGCAACATGCTCAAACAATTTGCCAGACCCGGCAAAACGGTGGCGATTGTCAGCGATTCCTACGACCTGAAGAACGCCATCAACGAACACTGGGGCACCACCCTGCACGACGAAATTCTGGAAAGTGGAGCCACCGTGGTGATCCGTCCTGACTCGGGGGATCCTGCTGCCATGGTTCGCATGACCGTGCGTGCCCTGGATGCCAAATTCGGGCACACCATCAACAGCAAGGGCTTCAAGGTGCTGAACGCTGTGCGGGTCATTCAGGGAGACGGCATCAATGAAGACAGCATCCGGGAAATCCTGGCCGTGCTGCTTGGAGAGGGCTACAGTGCCACCAACGTGGCTTTCGGAATGGGTGGAGCACTGCTGCAAATGGTCAACCGGGACACCCAGAAGTTTGCCTACAAGGCCAGTGCAGGCATCATTGATGGCAAATACCAGCCCATCTACAAAGACCCTGTCACCGATCCGGGCAAACGTTCAAAAGACGGCATCCTCGATCTGGTCAAGAGAAACGGCAAATTTGAAACCATCCAGGGCAAAGAATTCGGCAAGTACAGCGAAGACAGCCTGCTGCAGGTGGTGTACCGCAACGGTGAACTCCTGATCGACGAATCTTTAGAGGACATCCGGGCCAGATGA
- a CDS encoding BTAD domain-containing putative transcriptional regulator, protein MNFDLQMLGYPHFRGSKLPPHKPVALLLHLACRQEWVSREELSTLFWPDTDTPTARHNLRILLHRTRQLSWVEGLEQDAQHLRWQVSTDVQQFRQAFQQGQWQEAVQLHNAPLLEGFVLEDIPGLQAWCDIEQEALLCQWQKACLQLAAQLGMQQKHADAAQVLGKLLVQDPLSETALQKFLEALYLSGQRSEALKAYENFRQHLQLELGLEPLQHTQNLLQIIRTAEPLPVPHTEVHEVPLEVQRPPKLVGRTQEQLALLQARTPLVLVSGEPGVGKTRLLEDMFPQARWLRCREGLENLPYFPLLEVLRQGNLPDLGPYLQDLARLLPEVHPAPLPPADPFTLKPRLLEALRLAFQQGSGPLIIDDLQWADAATLEWISYLLRTGSRQVVGSYRQQEVAAELQKVLSQWKSAGQLTLISLSSLTETEIQRLMADLTHQQEGPPLFSHWLHQHSGGNAFFALETLKALFQGHILRIEGQDWRTDLDHTTRDYSELQVPTQVKELIARRLKNLPDLAFKVAQAASVLGQFLPEVLSKMLKLPEWDVLDQQDVLLEAGLLKDQGFAHDLIRQTLQASLASGRRRMLHAAAATQLQNQTDDLLVAGHWRAANHMEEAWTLEIHHAAKQIQRGLLHDGLNMLQRLAQELPEPHPLRLEALLISGTHLHLLNMDDADQALEQTLKHPALTPDLHFRALLSQVDNAVYRGDMPLAKIRIETAAQLIHPDQTPSALRLRFCHARLEVLLRSGQFAETEQFIPQVYLQHGQDSITRSYEAQLLYYQGKYRQAADLFERMRQEDPDCIYILTLENDLGVNLWMLGNLQQAEQELQQSLKHWTGSPHVEALSHMHLGFVRLSQGRFSEALHCMDQARIACQMLGSLTFEADIEQRTGVIYSHAGRFQEAHLHLQKSLHLLEQVGDPYRMGITSSLLALTHAMLGDAENAEQQLAFTATLLQQHPSPLGELFLLQTQGILQAQKGHLQNALSCFQHTEKLSRLNPFPEFLVMNLLGQAALHQNSQDLLQEALEISECHGFKRLEWQAAHLLNRTTQAAEALHFLKENSPAGWFY, encoded by the coding sequence ATGAATTTCGATCTGCAGATGCTCGGGTATCCGCATTTTCGGGGGAGCAAACTCCCCCCGCACAAACCCGTGGCTTTGCTGCTGCATCTGGCCTGCCGTCAGGAATGGGTTTCCAGAGAAGAACTCTCCACGCTGTTCTGGCCGGACACCGACACCCCCACGGCAAGACACAACCTGCGCATTTTGCTGCACCGCACCAGGCAGCTTTCCTGGGTTGAGGGGCTGGAGCAGGATGCCCAGCACCTGCGCTGGCAGGTCAGCACCGATGTGCAGCAATTCAGGCAGGCCTTCCAGCAGGGCCAGTGGCAGGAAGCGGTGCAGTTGCACAACGCTCCTTTGCTGGAAGGTTTTGTGCTGGAAGACATTCCTGGCTTGCAGGCCTGGTGTGACATCGAACAGGAAGCCCTGCTGTGCCAGTGGCAAAAAGCCTGCCTGCAACTGGCCGCCCAACTTGGGATGCAGCAAAAACATGCCGATGCCGCCCAGGTGCTGGGCAAACTGCTGGTGCAAGATCCCCTCTCTGAAACAGCCCTGCAGAAGTTTCTGGAAGCCCTTTACCTGTCGGGGCAGCGCAGTGAGGCCCTGAAAGCCTACGAGAACTTCAGGCAGCATTTGCAGCTGGAACTGGGACTAGAACCTCTCCAGCACACCCAGAACCTGCTGCAAATCATTCGCACTGCAGAGCCTTTGCCCGTCCCACACACAGAGGTGCATGAGGTGCCACTGGAGGTGCAACGGCCTCCAAAACTGGTGGGCAGAACACAAGAGCAACTGGCTTTGCTGCAGGCCAGAACCCCTCTGGTGCTGGTCTCAGGAGAGCCGGGGGTGGGCAAAACCCGCCTTCTGGAGGACATGTTTCCCCAGGCCCGCTGGCTGAGGTGTCGGGAAGGGCTGGAAAACCTGCCTTATTTCCCGCTGCTGGAAGTGCTGCGTCAGGGGAACCTGCCCGATCTGGGACCTTACCTGCAGGATCTGGCCCGCCTTTTGCCAGAGGTGCACCCTGCACCCCTCCCTCCTGCCGATCCCTTCACCCTGAAACCCAGGCTGCTGGAAGCCCTCAGGCTGGCTTTTCAGCAAGGATCTGGTCCTCTGATCATCGATGATTTGCAGTGGGCAGATGCAGCCACACTGGAATGGATCTCCTACCTGTTGCGCACAGGATCCAGGCAGGTGGTGGGCAGTTACCGCCAGCAGGAGGTTGCTGCAGAGCTGCAAAAAGTCCTGTCCCAGTGGAAAAGTGCTGGACAACTCACCCTGATTTCCCTGTCCAGCCTGACCGAAACCGAGATCCAGCGCCTGATGGCCGACCTCACGCACCAGCAGGAAGGCCCTCCGCTCTTCAGCCACTGGCTGCACCAGCATTCTGGCGGCAATGCTTTTTTTGCTCTGGAAACCCTCAAGGCCCTGTTTCAGGGTCACATCCTGCGCATTGAGGGGCAGGACTGGCGCACCGACCTGGACCACACCACCCGCGATTACTCTGAGCTGCAAGTTCCCACACAGGTGAAAGAGTTGATTGCCAGACGGCTGAAAAACCTGCCCGATCTGGCCTTCAAAGTGGCCCAGGCAGCCAGTGTGCTGGGGCAATTTTTGCCAGAGGTGCTTTCAAAAATGCTGAAACTGCCTGAATGGGACGTGCTGGACCAGCAGGATGTGCTGCTGGAAGCTGGTTTGCTGAAAGATCAGGGGTTTGCCCACGACCTGATCCGGCAAACCCTGCAGGCTTCCCTTGCCTCTGGCCGCCGCAGAATGCTGCATGCCGCAGCAGCCACCCAGTTGCAAAACCAGACCGATGACCTGCTGGTGGCCGGGCACTGGCGGGCTGCAAACCACATGGAAGAAGCCTGGACCCTGGAAATCCATCATGCAGCAAAACAAATCCAGCGGGGCCTGCTGCATGATGGCCTGAACATGCTGCAAAGACTGGCCCAGGAACTTCCAGAACCCCATCCCCTCAGGCTGGAAGCCCTGTTGATCTCCGGGACCCACCTGCACCTTTTGAACATGGATGACGCAGATCAGGCCCTGGAACAGACTTTAAAGCATCCTGCCCTCACCCCAGACCTGCACTTCAGGGCATTGCTCTCCCAGGTGGACAATGCGGTGTACCGGGGAGACATGCCGCTGGCCAAAATCCGCATTGAAACAGCAGCCCAGTTGATCCATCCTGACCAGACCCCCTCAGCCCTGCGCTTGCGGTTCTGTCATGCCAGATTGGAAGTTCTGTTGCGCAGCGGTCAATTTGCAGAAACCGAGCAGTTCATTCCCCAAGTTTACCTGCAGCACGGTCAGGACAGCATCACCCGCAGCTATGAAGCGCAATTGCTGTACTACCAGGGCAAATACCGGCAGGCTGCGGACCTCTTCGAACGCATGCGTCAGGAAGATCCAGACTGCATCTACATCCTCACCCTGGAAAACGATCTGGGGGTCAATTTGTGGATGCTGGGCAACCTGCAACAGGCCGAGCAGGAACTCCAGCAGAGCCTGAAACACTGGACAGGTTCTCCCCACGTCGAGGCCCTGAGTCACATGCACCTGGGATTTGTGCGGCTCTCACAGGGGAGGTTTTCAGAGGCCCTGCACTGCATGGACCAGGCCAGGATCGCCTGCCAGATGCTGGGCAGCCTGACTTTCGAGGCAGACATCGAGCAGCGCACCGGGGTGATTTACAGCCACGCAGGACGCTTTCAGGAGGCCCACCTCCACCTGCAGAAATCCCTGCACCTGCTGGAACAGGTGGGAGACCCCTACCGCATGGGCATCACCAGCAGCCTGCTGGCCCTGACCCATGCCATGCTTGGGGATGCAGAAAATGCTGAACAGCAACTGGCCTTCACTGCAACGCTGCTGCAACAACACCCCAGCCCTCTGGGAGAGCTGTTTCTGCTGCAAACCCAGGGCATTTTGCAGGCCCAGAAAGGCCACCTGCAAAATGCCCTCTCCTGCTTCCAACACACTGAAAAGCTTTCGCGGCTCAATCCCTTCCCGGAATTTCTGGTGATGAACCTGCTGGGACAGGCAGCCCTGCATCAAAACAGCCAGGATTTGCTCCAAGAAGCCCTGGAAATTTCAGAGTGTCACGGTTTCAAAAGGCTGGAATGGCAGGCGGCCCATTTGCTGAACAGAACAACCCAGGCAGCAGAGGCCCTACACTTTTTAAAAGAAAACAGTCCTGCGGGATGGTTTTATTGA
- a CDS encoding DUF11 domain-containing protein encodes MSKLLKLLKPLKPLKPLLIGLGLLSLWSCGTYTSPPPLPGGKVVRLEISPAALLLTAKGQKQQLKVRALDAQGKTLSTPATRINWVSSRPEQVGISAAGEVSAATALGATQITAQVDGVTSAPVLVSVAEPQAGVTLLNDSQISGSPNAVDETAEGDLDNQYEVTLKGIPEPKVGSLLLGREGLAVGGEVVSSQKTAEGFKVRLKLVPLKTLMKTAKIDEVISYQNLQPDFPKEILQLYNIQEVDGAFQFTPKPGATVQQAQKLGLLKQAASGTFVLPPFNECETTLPALPISLGQLPSMTAKVEPTFELKYDTQDNLQKFIVRAEPSFKIQINLVVNVDALVALECKSTLYSKLLKLPGWAGLILAGEVEAGVAFELEGRLTLAKVGVELSSESKAKLEMGIVCTAGDCQLLKKIEPSSTNKVNWVVPSIGQIRLEPSLFGYGFVGLKAGATLIKSLRADAVKAKMGGKYEASLAPAAIQTVPQDPDYKSSYKLSLLSEIGAGKKINGFLNKLGIVKMNTLKLTFSTPLGASPKGRVTFDKKTFEKDDKVSFRVSMDPTSVNFPGVGYNLKKVKILRRVLGNVIQVPIIEQVASKDQTEFTLLWTADQGSASAGSEFYAFMETQLPSIFDLEIGQAELQGTPFEVLPSANAGAVNDLGQVMLDTGIFKDGNLIPYPENFSPTTLFLGTPLSHILNNQGQVAGTLLVPTGNTVKSHNAFWPDEKGQVVDLGFSIADREVIENTATSINNTGTVVAWEVYNKRPQDPAVFDMGVKWEKGVLSQIPRLSDSFVIPVVVNDAGLMALKFFDTSVDRNSVRLSDGRVVGLLGGQDTTAVDLNNKGQLVGYATNETGQKDTAFVWGNGIFTNLESLMPDPSQSLGSRALAINEAGDVVGQLKTATGTHAVMWSKGNFVDLTTLLDPGLNIHLSTARDINNVGQVLVTGKQGDFQKSFLLRPASNSADLALTLTAPSKATPLQNLTYAVNLQNLSSSSAQNILAEFTLPEGFKLVGTTGWSACNQVQSTVLCLAPELKKEEQKAFLVDVKAPEATGTFTLKAEVSSSTPDPVLTNNQTTGTTTIE; translated from the coding sequence ATGTCGAAACTGTTGAAACTGTTGAAACCCCTGAAACCCCTGAAACCCCTGCTGATCGGTCTGGGACTGCTGTCTCTGTGGTCTTGTGGAACCTACACTTCTCCTCCTCCATTGCCTGGTGGGAAAGTGGTCCGTCTGGAAATCTCACCAGCAGCCTTGCTTCTGACCGCCAAAGGCCAGAAGCAGCAACTGAAAGTTCGGGCTCTGGATGCCCAGGGCAAGACCCTTTCAACCCCAGCAACCAGAATCAACTGGGTGTCCTCGCGTCCAGAGCAGGTCGGGATTTCTGCTGCAGGGGAGGTTTCTGCCGCCACGGCTCTAGGGGCCACCCAGATCACGGCCCAGGTGGATGGGGTCACTTCTGCACCCGTGCTGGTCAGTGTGGCAGAACCTCAGGCCGGGGTCACGCTGCTGAACGACAGCCAGATTTCTGGCAGCCCAAATGCTGTGGATGAAACGGCTGAAGGGGACCTCGACAACCAGTACGAAGTGACCCTGAAGGGCATCCCAGAGCCCAAAGTGGGCAGCTTGCTGCTGGGCCGGGAAGGTCTGGCGGTGGGCGGTGAGGTGGTGTCCAGCCAGAAAACCGCTGAGGGCTTCAAGGTGCGCCTGAAACTGGTGCCTTTGAAAACCCTGATGAAGACCGCAAAGATCGACGAGGTGATCAGTTACCAGAACCTGCAGCCGGATTTCCCCAAAGAAATCCTGCAGCTTTACAACATTCAGGAGGTGGATGGGGCGTTCCAGTTCACCCCCAAACCGGGAGCCACCGTGCAACAAGCACAAAAGCTGGGCCTGCTGAAGCAAGCCGCATCTGGCACTTTCGTGCTGCCCCCATTCAATGAGTGTGAAACCACCCTGCCAGCCCTGCCCATCTCTCTGGGGCAGTTGCCTTCCATGACGGCCAAGGTGGAACCCACCTTTGAACTGAAATACGACACCCAGGACAACCTGCAGAAATTCATTGTGCGGGCCGAACCTTCCTTCAAAATCCAGATCAATCTGGTGGTGAATGTGGATGCACTGGTGGCCCTGGAGTGCAAATCCACCCTGTACAGCAAACTGTTGAAGCTTCCAGGCTGGGCGGGCCTGATTCTGGCAGGCGAGGTGGAAGCAGGGGTGGCTTTTGAGCTGGAAGGCAGATTGACCCTGGCCAAAGTGGGGGTGGAACTTTCCAGTGAAAGCAAAGCCAAACTGGAAATGGGCATCGTGTGCACCGCTGGCGACTGTCAATTGCTGAAGAAAATCGAGCCCAGCAGCACCAACAAGGTCAACTGGGTGGTGCCCAGCATCGGGCAGATCCGTCTGGAACCCAGCCTGTTTGGGTACGGATTTGTGGGCCTGAAAGCCGGAGCCACCCTGATCAAAAGCCTGCGGGCAGATGCCGTGAAAGCCAAAATGGGCGGCAAATATGAGGCCAGTCTGGCCCCTGCAGCCATCCAGACCGTGCCACAGGACCCGGATTACAAATCCAGTTACAAGCTGTCTTTGCTTTCCGAAATCGGGGCTGGCAAGAAAATCAATGGTTTTCTGAACAAGCTGGGCATCGTCAAGATGAACACTTTAAAACTGACCTTCAGCACACCTCTGGGTGCTTCCCCCAAAGGGAGGGTGACTTTTGACAAAAAAACCTTTGAGAAAGACGACAAAGTCAGTTTCAGGGTTTCGATGGACCCCACCAGTGTGAATTTTCCAGGGGTGGGCTACAACCTCAAAAAAGTGAAAATCCTGCGCCGGGTGCTGGGCAATGTGATCCAGGTACCGATCATCGAGCAGGTGGCCAGCAAGGACCAGACGGAGTTCACCCTGCTGTGGACTGCAGATCAGGGCTCTGCCAGTGCAGGCAGCGAATTTTACGCCTTCATGGAAACCCAGTTGCCCAGCATTTTCGATCTGGAAATCGGGCAGGCCGAACTGCAAGGCACGCCTTTTGAGGTGCTGCCCAGCGCAAATGCCGGGGCGGTCAACGATCTGGGACAGGTGATGCTGGACACGGGAATCTTCAAGGATGGGAACCTCATCCCCTATCCTGAAAACTTCTCTCCCACCACCCTTTTTCTGGGCACACCCTTATCCCACATCCTCAACAACCAGGGGCAGGTGGCAGGTACGCTTCTGGTGCCCACAGGCAACACAGTCAAATCCCACAATGCTTTCTGGCCAGACGAAAAAGGACAGGTGGTGGATCTGGGTTTTTCCATTGCAGACCGGGAAGTGATTGAGAACACTGCCACCTCCATCAACAACACAGGGACAGTGGTGGCCTGGGAGGTGTACAACAAACGGCCCCAGGATCCAGCGGTGTTTGACATGGGGGTCAAATGGGAAAAAGGGGTGCTCAGCCAGATTCCCCGCCTGTCCGACAGCTTTGTGATTCCCGTGGTGGTCAATGATGCTGGACTGATGGCTTTAAAATTCTTTGACACCTCGGTGGACAGAAACAGTGTGCGCCTGTCCGATGGTCGGGTGGTGGGTCTGCTGGGAGGCCAGGACACCACTGCCGTGGACCTCAACAACAAGGGGCAACTGGTGGGTTACGCCACCAATGAAACCGGCCAGAAAGACACCGCTTTCGTGTGGGGCAACGGGATTTTCACCAACCTGGAAAGCCTGATGCCTGATCCCTCCCAGAGCCTGGGGTCCCGTGCCCTTGCCATCAATGAAGCTGGAGATGTGGTGGGACAGTTGAAAACGGCCACAGGAACGCACGCCGTGATGTGGAGCAAAGGCAACTTTGTGGACCTGACCACCCTGCTGGACCCCGGTCTGAACATCCACCTGAGCACAGCGCGGGACATCAACAACGTGGGTCAGGTGCTGGTGACGGGCAAACAGGGAGACTTTCAAAAAAGCTTCCTGCTGCGTCCGGCCAGCAACAGTGCCGATCTGGCCCTCACCCTGACTGCCCCCAGCAAGGCCACCCCCCTGCAAAACCTGACCTACGCGGTGAACCTGCAAAACCTGAGCAGCAGCAGTGCCCAGAACATCCTGGCCGAATTCACGTTGCCCGAAGGCTTCAAGCTGGTTGGGACCACTGGATGGAGTGCCTGCAATCAGGTGCAGAGCACCGTGCTGTGTCTGGCCCCAGAATTGAAAAAAGAAGAACAGAAAGCCTTCCTGGTGGATGTCAAAGCCCCTGAAGCCACCGGGACCTTCACCCTCAAAGCCGAGGTGAGCAGCAGCACCCCCGATCCGGTGCTGACCAACAACCAGACCACCGGAACCACCACCATTGAGTGA
- a CDS encoding ADP-ribosylglycohydrolase family protein, producing the protein MGNARGVLYGLAFGDAYGYPTEFLKIPEILRNHPPDGPQDLTSTTVSDDTQMMMAVSRAIVQAERLDGATLEPLLRREFVEWANSEENDRAPGMTCMRACERLEQGVPWVKATEHGSKGCGANMRVASVGVLNVPIEVRSGLAQFQAALTHGHPTALAASDATAQAVHFLLQGMAPERLLHALTDYAEAQLGIYHHDWLSNLWEESEHPAAAYFIARGWKETLSALLRVRDALKNPDFTTDPCMLTGPGWIAEEALATGLYCFLLHPEDAKAALKRAAVTSGDSDSIACLTGSFLGAHLGDAGFPAEWFERIEYSWELERLVKGLPLKHT; encoded by the coding sequence ATGGGAAATGCACGCGGTGTGCTTTACGGACTGGCTTTCGGGGATGCTTACGGGTATCCCACTGAATTTTTGAAAATCCCAGAGATCCTCAGGAACCATCCTCCTGATGGACCGCAGGATTTGACCAGCACCACGGTTTCGGACGACACCCAGATGATGATGGCGGTGTCCCGTGCAATTGTGCAGGCAGAGCGGCTGGATGGAGCCACACTGGAACCCCTGCTGCGCAGGGAATTTGTGGAGTGGGCCAACTCTGAGGAGAACGACCGCGCTCCAGGCATGACCTGCATGCGGGCCTGCGAACGTCTGGAGCAGGGTGTTCCCTGGGTGAAGGCCACCGAACACGGATCCAAGGGATGCGGGGCCAACATGAGGGTGGCTTCTGTGGGGGTTTTGAATGTGCCCATCGAGGTGCGCAGTGGCCTGGCCCAGTTTCAGGCGGCACTGACCCACGGGCACCCCACGGCCCTTGCTGCCAGCGATGCCACCGCTCAGGCAGTGCATTTTCTGCTGCAGGGCATGGCTCCAGAACGGCTTTTGCATGCCCTCACGGATTATGCAGAGGCACAACTGGGCATCTACCACCACGACTGGCTTTCAAACCTCTGGGAGGAATCCGAGCATCCAGCAGCGGCTTATTTCATTGCCAGAGGCTGGAAAGAAACCCTGAGTGCCCTTCTGAGGGTGCGGGATGCCCTGAAAAACCCAGATTTCACCACCGATCCCTGCATGCTGACCGGTCCGGGCTGGATTGCAGAAGAAGCGCTGGCCACTGGACTTTACTGTTTCCTGCTGCACCCCGAAGATGCGAAAGCAGCTTTGAAACGGGCCGCTGTGACCAGCGGAGACAGCGACTCCATTGCCTGCCTGACTGGAAGTTTTCTGGGGGCGCACCTCGGAGATGCTGGCTTTCCAGCAGAATGGTTTGAGCGCATCGAGTACAGCTGGGAGCTGGAAAGGCTGGTCAAAGGACTGCCCCTCAAGCACACCTGA
- a CDS encoding bifunctional nicotinamide-nucleotide adenylyltransferase/Nudix hydroxylase, which produces MRKRKYTFGVFIGRFEPPHNAHLQVMLEGLEAADKLIVVIGSARAARNTKNPFTADERQDMILQSLLDAGANKNKILFTTVRDYFYNENMWLADVQTGVLNLTRGNTDIALLGHEKDESSYYLRSFPEWAFIPTKVKSPLNSTDLRKIYFEEGPSETLKENVPPAVYRFLNDFQKTEEYQNLKGEHKDIQAYKALWKDAPFPPTFVTTDAVVVKSGHVLLIRRAANPGKGKLAMPGGFLEIDEKLITSCIRELREETGIQIDNIETYLRDQRVFDYPTRSLRGRTITHAFHFDLGIGQLPKVQGLDDASDALWVPISDVFAHPEWFFEDHYIIIEHFLLKN; this is translated from the coding sequence ATGCGCAAACGCAAATACACTTTTGGAGTCTTCATCGGACGGTTTGAACCCCCCCACAACGCCCACCTGCAGGTGATGCTGGAAGGTCTGGAGGCCGCAGACAAACTGATTGTGGTGATTGGCAGTGCCAGAGCGGCCCGCAACACCAAAAACCCCTTCACCGCAGACGAGCGCCAGGACATGATCCTGCAATCCCTGCTGGACGCCGGGGCCAACAAAAACAAGATCCTGTTCACCACCGTGCGGGATTATTTCTACAACGAAAACATGTGGCTGGCAGACGTGCAGACTGGGGTGCTCAACCTGACCCGTGGCAACACCGACATTGCCCTCCTGGGCCACGAAAAAGACGAGAGCAGCTATTACCTGCGCTCCTTCCCCGAGTGGGCTTTCATTCCCACAAAGGTGAAATCTCCCCTCAACTCCACGGACCTGCGCAAGATCTACTTCGAGGAAGGCCCCTCAGAGACCCTCAAGGAAAACGTTCCTCCAGCCGTTTACCGCTTCCTGAACGATTTCCAGAAAACCGAGGAATACCAGAACCTCAAAGGTGAGCACAAAGACATCCAGGCTTACAAGGCGCTCTGGAAAGATGCCCCCTTTCCGCCCACCTTTGTGACCACCGACGCTGTGGTGGTCAAGAGCGGCCATGTGCTCCTGATCCGCCGTGCAGCCAACCCCGGAAAAGGCAAACTCGCCATGCCCGGAGGCTTCCTGGAGATCGATGAAAAACTGATCACCAGCTGCATCCGGGAACTGCGCGAAGAAACCGGCATCCAGATCGACAACATCGAAACCTACCTCAGAGACCAGCGGGTCTTCGATTACCCCACCCGTTCCCTGAGGGGCCGCACCATCACCCACGCCTTTCACTTCGATCTGGGCATCGGACAGCTCCCCAAAGTGCAAGGTCTGGACGATGCATCCGATGCCCTCTGGGTGCCCATCTCAGATGTTTTTGCTCACCCAGAGTGGTTTTTTGAGGACCATTACATCATCATTGAGCATTTTTTGCTGAAGAATTGA